The Microbacter margulisiae genomic sequence ATCAAGGCGCCGGCCTTTGGTTTACAGTTCCGCGGCTACCTGCACATATCACAAACCGGCATATACTGTTTTACCCTCACCTCGGACGATGGAAGCATGCTCTACATTGACGGGAAAACCGTAGTAGCCAATGACGGGCTGCACAGTGCTACAGAGCGAGACGGGGAGATCGCATTACAAAAAGGAGAACACCCCATCTCCCTTGATTTTATAGAAGGCGGCGGAGGATACACCCTGCATTTGCAATACAATAAAGAAGGAGAAGCACCACAAGATATCCCATCCCTCATGTTGGGACATTAACCTCCGGGCACAAGCAGAAATGATTGAAAGTACATAATTACCCATTCGGATAAAGAACACAACGATCTAATTCATTACACTATGAGACACACAAATTCAAAATCTTTCCGGCAAAGAAAACCTTTCCGGATTCTATTTTCAGGCATCATGTTCTGTTTTTTAGGCATAACCGTAGCTAAAGCAGCACAAGCGGGGGACAAAACAGTGTCAGGGGTAACCGCCACCCCAGCCATCACCACCACGGATTCCACCCAGCGCATGGCATGGTGGGAGAAAGCCCGGTTTGGGATGTTCATCCACTGGGGCATCTATGCCGTTCCGGCACAGGGAGAATGGTATATGTCCAATGGACATGTGCCGCTCAGGCAATATGAAGGGTATGCGAAACGGTTTGATCCGGCAAGATTTAATGCAGACCAATGGGTCAAGTCAGCCAAAGCAGCCGGGATGAAATATCTGGTTATCACATCGAAGCATCATGACGGCTTTTGCATGTTCAACACTAAAGCTACACAATACAATGTCGTAGAAGCCACGCCATGGCACCAGGATCCTTTACTTGCATTACGTAAGGCATGCCGGAAATATGGTGTCAGGTTCTGTGTGTACTACTCCATCATGGATTGGCACAGTCCCGACCAGCAGGCAGCCGATACCAACGCCCTGCATCCCACCTATAACCCGACCCATTTTATGCCAGGGAAGAAGCAAGCCTATATCACATATATGAAAACCGAACTCAAGGAACTGATTGAAGAATACCATCCCGGACTGATTTGGTTTGACGGCGAATGGATGAACGGATGGACAGAACAGGACGGGCAGGCGCTATACCATTACCTGCGGGCATTAGATCCTGCATTAATTATAAATGACAGAGTAAAAGGCGTGGGAGATTACGAGACGCCGGAGCAGAGGATTCCCTCCAATGGTCTGCCGGGGCATGACTGGGAAACCTGTATGACCATCAATGGGAGCTGGGGTTATGATGCCGGGGACCATAACTGGAAATCAACAGAAACACTCTTACATAACCTGATTGATATAGCCAGTAAAGGAGGCAACTATTTACTCAATGTCGGGCCTGATTCCACAGGCGTTATTCCCCTGCCGGAAGAACAACGGCTCAAAGCCATGGGAGCATGGATGAAGGCCAACGGGCAGTCCATTTATGGCACCAGCGCCAGTCCCTTTACGAGGCAGTTACCCTGGGGGCGCTGCACCCTGAAATCCTGCAAAGGAGGGACACTGCTTTATCTCAATGTATTTGACTGGCCGAAAGATGGAAAGCTGGAAGTCCCTGGATTGGAGAATCACATCTCAGAGGCCTATTTACTAAAAAGAAATTTATTTGGCTACCACAAGAGACTAAAGATACATCAGGACAACCAAAGCGTGATAGTGGATGTGCCGCAGTCGGCTCCCGATAAGATTTCCTCTGTCATTGTATTGAAAATAAAGGGGAATGTTGAAATCAAAAATCACGATTAAGTACCTCCGTCATTGAAATACGTTTTACTAACCCCACTACTTGTAATCTTGATATGAAAAATAAAATCACAGTCTTATTATTTTTGTTTTTTCTTTTGACAGGCCCTAATGTTTTTGGACAACCTACGAAACTGGCCACTCCCACGCCGGATCAATATTCGTGGCACGAACAAGGACGTATCATGTTTATCACCTATGGGCCTG encodes the following:
- a CDS encoding alpha-L-fucosidase yields the protein MRHTNSKSFRQRKPFRILFSGIMFCFLGITVAKAAQAGDKTVSGVTATPAITTTDSTQRMAWWEKARFGMFIHWGIYAVPAQGEWYMSNGHVPLRQYEGYAKRFDPARFNADQWVKSAKAAGMKYLVITSKHHDGFCMFNTKATQYNVVEATPWHQDPLLALRKACRKYGVRFCVYYSIMDWHSPDQQAADTNALHPTYNPTHFMPGKKQAYITYMKTELKELIEEYHPGLIWFDGEWMNGWTEQDGQALYHYLRALDPALIINDRVKGVGDYETPEQRIPSNGLPGHDWETCMTINGSWGYDAGDHNWKSTETLLHNLIDIASKGGNYLLNVGPDSTGVIPLPEEQRLKAMGAWMKANGQSIYGTSASPFTRQLPWGRCTLKSCKGGTLLYLNVFDWPKDGKLEVPGLENHISEAYLLKRNLFGYHKRLKIHQDNQSVIVDVPQSAPDKISSVIVLKIKGNVEIKNHD